The window CTTCATGAAAATAAGAGCTCTGATATGCATCTTAACATAACAGATAAAACTAACTTAACTGCACCAGCAAGTTACTTCTATTGTATTACTGTACTTAATGGGGCTGTAATTTACCATTCGGTAAAACCCTGTCATGCCACCCACCAATCATGAAATCCTCTTCACTGTCATATTTCAGGGGAAGCAACAAACACAGGATGCAAAGAGCAACTTTCATTACCAAGGGCAACAACAGTAAGCTTTAGAATTACAGTCAGCCGCCACAAGGTGGCAGCAAATCATTTCTTCCAGGCCAAacatgccacggacttccgtaTGAATGCattgtcaatgctgcttgtcgGTAGCGTATTACCGCGCCAGGaatgacgtcatgcagccgacaaattcggccttcggaggacccagccttgtgaatttggacacaggcaaTGTCATACATGTTACAGAAACATCCCACTTGGATGTAGCCGTACTAGTTGGTCACCTGTGGCACTAgtagtgagtgtgtgtggttgtAACTAGTAGGTCAGTCAATCAGCTAGTGCTCTGAATTGTAGTGAGGGCAAAGTGTAATAATAGTACACGGACCTAAAGCAGGacttaacaaaaacaacaacacacaattcATATGGACAAATACACAAAATCAGTAAACCATCAGTGCCTGACTGAAAAGTTTTCACATACTGACCTTTGGTGGACAAAAagcaaagtcaaaaaaaaatactctgaagATAGGTGCATGACAAAAACAGCAGTTCATGTGACAAGTCATTTCCAGTGTATTCGCTTACTCCAAACAGAAGAACTTTACAATAAGATCTACGTCTATCCGTGGCTCAGACATTTCAGCataggtgtcttttttttttttttgggccatttaAACCGATAAGAATacaaatttgtttatttcatgtttaaCAGTCCCAACATGAGGTACATTACTACGAAATCAAGagcgttttgctttttctttggcttttttttttataattttttttttttttaaaagacacatCCATAAGAAGGAGCAGTCTCAACGACTGGTGATCGGctgagaaaaataattatacgGTTACACTGTATTTGGACCCGTTTGTGAACttagaccaggggtgctcaagttgggtcctcgagagcccctgcCCAGCCTGTTTCtttccaccaacacacctgattcatgattaggatcattatcaggcttctgcaaagcttgccggttagctgatcattagatttagctgtgctgcaggaaggAAACGTGGAAAACAGTCTAGTCTGGatgggggctctcgaggacccaacttgagcacccctgatttaAGACCATTCTGAATAGAAGTACTAAACCAGCACGAGTATCTGCTCTTGTGTGAAAAGGGTGTTACTGTAGTTTGCCACCTACTAGTGATGAGTCTCCAGCTCCACGACTGTCCACTCCCCCTGAGGGGAGCTTCCGGCAGCCTCCGGGGAGAAGCTACTCACAGAGGTGACGGTGGCCGAGGGGGGGCTGATGGGAGGCAGGAGGCTTGGCCACAGGCTGCTCTCCAGCGGACTCAGGGTGCCCCCCGCGCCCCCCGGAAGCAGCAGCAGAGAGGAGCAGCCGTCTCCATTGAGCAGCAAAGTCTGATTGATGAGCTGCTGCACCATGTCCACTTTGGCGCCCCAGTCCAGGTCCAAGGTGGGCTCCGGGGAGGAGTGGTCCCCGTTCAAGTCTGGCGACAACCTCCTCTCGCAAGAGTCGCGAGCGGGACGGCGGAGCCCCTCCGGCTCTTCGTCGCTGTTCTCCAGAGCTTCATAGATAGTGCACAGGCCGGACGAGGGGGACAGGACCACAGTCCGACCGGGAGATGGCGACTGCTCGTCCAGTTCTTGCTGCCACTGCAGGATTTGCTGCCTCTGCTTCAGCTCCGACTGTTGCTGCAGTAACTGCAACTCCAGCTCGCGCCTCTCTGCCTCCTCTTCTGATGACATTTTGCCTTCTCCGTTGACCAGTTTAACTTCCTCAGTAACCATTTTGCCCACCGCAGCGGCCATTTCGTCCACcgcagcggccattttgccaccctCGCCGGTCGCCATTTCATCCACCGCAGCGGCCATTTCGCCACCTTCGCCGGCCGCCATTTCGTCCACcgcagcagccattttgccaccctCGCCGGCCGCCATTTCGCCCACcgcagcggccattttgccaccttcGCCGGCCGCCATTTCGTCACCCTCGCCGGCCGCCATTTCGTCCACCGCGGGGACCACTTTGCCATCCTCGCCAGCCATTTCGTGCACcgcagcagccattttgccatcctcgtcagccattttgtccatCACAGCGACCACTTTACAACTcttgtcagccattttgcacTCTGCTTCTTCCCACGCCTCCCGCTCGTTCCTCTTGATTTCCTCCTCCGcctcatctttctttttcttctgttcTTCCTCCTCCGTCCTTTTTCTCTCCTGCTCGGCACCTTCCAGGGGTTTGTTCTGCTGCTCCCGCCGTTGCTGCATCTCAATCAGCTGCCTCTGGTGTTGCTCCAGCCGCCGCAGCTGCGGGCTGAGCGCCTGCTGCCCGGCCTTCCGGGGCGGCAGGTCTGCACAGGTCAGACGAGGCGCCATGCCGTGAGGGTCACCGTGTCGGCGAAGATTAAGATGAGGTTGCAAGGTGATGcctgtgtgtggggtgggggggaaaaaagagaaaagattacaGTGAGAAGAGCAGGGAAGAAAAAGGAGGGTCgatttttaaaagttaaaaaaaatacattgtgagGGCAAACAGCCAACGGAACCAAAAATCAAGCAAAATTGTTTCCACTAAAATATAGTGTACTTGCAATGTGGGCTGAAATAGCATTTCAGATTTAAAAAGGGTGCGAGTAAAATAGTGAAAATGGTGCAGAAATCCTGGGGTGAGAGAgcagcaaaataataataataaaaagtgcaaaccatttttttttttttcaacccccaGAAAACAAGGGGTGAGTGACCAACAAAAAAGGAAGCCAACTTCCTGTATATGCAACCAGCTGAAATCACCCGTGAATTCAAATGAAGACATGCAGAAGCTCTTCATGCGCTTGTGTACATGAAACGCATCTCAAGGAAACAATAGCTTGGCTTTAGACCGTCAATAGGGCAGGGATGGGGAACctttttagattttaaaaagtttattcaaaaataaataaatgttaaaaagcaTGGGGCTAACAACAGATCCATGTGGAACCCCGACTCCACATATTCACATCCTAGAGCCAAGCTATTCAGCAAACCTGAACAGAGATGAGAAATCAAAGTCAGTATGTAATAGTGACATGCTCAGTTGAAACTTATGGTGTCTTAGAAGAGCGCAGCAGaagtttttggtttgttttttggggcggTAACACACCTAGCATGGAGTGGAGACGACTTAAAAGCTGCAGCACAGTCAGCAGTCGTCTCAGGGGCCCGAACAGTTAAAACTTTTACCAAGGTCTTTGTTGCTTGGAGGGCTGCTGTCGGATCCGTTGGTGGAATCCAGTGGATTGTCAAGTCTTGACAAAACTCAGGAAAGGACTTTGATTTGGGCAGCAGATAGTCATAGAACTTAAATCTAGAACCTACTTCACACAAAGATCCTGCAAAATTGCCACATCACAGCCCAAACAGAAGATGCGGCACATTTTCTTGCATGAATATTTTCGAACCCAGCAAAAGCAGAATAATTGCAGTACCCATATCAGCGCCAGTGTCTGAGTGTTGGACAGCGACAATGACTTTCAGCTTAACAGGGAGCAAGAAGCAAGTGACTGAATGTGTATTCTTCCACTGAAAACTAGACCCTCCTGCCATTAATAGTTGTTTACTTCACACATTAAGTTTCCCGCCTCTTTTCATAAATACAAATGGGGTTCTCCATTTACGATAGTTCAGTTCCTATGACATTAGTGTAGGTTAACGATACAATATTGTATCGTCAACCTTTGCACAAATTTGGGTTACTGAATCACCATATGGCTTTCACAGGCAGTGTACAAAAGGAaaatattctatgcagcccaactagtctaaaagtgccattctaattaatattgaatttgtggaatatgaataaagcatcaaaatccacccaATTGTTATACTTCGcaagggacggccattttgccacttgctgtcgactgaaaatgatacagttgctcagagttcaaggaccaatcagggctcagcttgcaactgtgacatgaccaaactcagaaaaaaaagaaaaaagaaggtaagctgtgattggccagtaCCTGAgcaaatgttattttcagttaacagtaagggacaaaatggccgtcccctgcgaaggataaaaatgggtggattttgatgctttattcatattccgcaaataCAATATTAAGCAGACTGCCGTATTTAACCTAATAGGGGcgcgcatacaacatattgtaaagaacatttttgggatgaCATCCCGTTAAAGTTATAAtcataaatttaaatataattacCAAGACTATGAGGATGTTTGTGGTCAGTAGGATGACAGTGGAGCATTAACTCCACTATTATCCACTGCTGAATATGCCTTTAAACAAAACTTCGCAACGAGGATAAatagttatataaaaaaaacggtatctttattttcattactcAAAGACTGATAAACAAGGGtacaatgaaatacaatttaaagTTGAAGAAAGAcagtgatgggggggggggggggtcatggaAGACTTCCTTATTATAAGAAGCACTGCCATTCACCctcaaataaagaaagaaaaatacaaatttaggtGTTAATGTATGAAAGTCATTTGGTAAAAAGCATTAGGATAAATAGgtattttattaattcaatCCACATCTTTAAGTGCTGCACCAAAAATAAATCACGCCAGTTCAGGGCTCCTGCATTGATGTCGAGTAAATTGAAAGCTATTGCACATAAAAGGATTTCAGCCATATATTGGaatgcagtttttgttttttttaaatatatatatatatatatatatatatatatatatatatatatatatatatatatatatatatatatatatatatatatatatatatatatatatatatatatatatatatatatatatatatatatatatatatatatgtaacttGTCCATTTTTTGCATCACCACCACCAGAGATTTTAAAGACAAACATGACAAGCACAGCGAGACAAATGACGAACTATATATTACCTGCAAAAGAGTTGTCAGTCTTTTCACAGATGGAATAGTACGTGGGGTGCGCATCTTCTGGCTTCTCAGTCGCTTGCAAAGTGTTCAGCGCGTCTGATCCTTGCGCTTCCACCACACAAACAGCTTCCAGTTCGCCGCACTCGTATCGCTGCGTTGCAAAACCAGACTGGGCTTTATCGTCACAGAGCTCCTTGGACTCCTCCGAAAGCTCCTCCAAAGAGAAGATCCCCGGGCTCTTGCTGCAGCCCTCGCCCAGGGACTGCGTGTTGGAGGCCGTGGTCGCCGAGCTGGCGCCGTAGGACGCCAGCGAGCTAGCCGAAGGAGGGGTGACGACGTCGGTCAGACCGGTCGTCTCCGACTCCTCCACTTCTTCGACGGTGGAAAGGATGCGCTGTGCGGGCGACTGGACCTCCAAGGTTGCGTTCCCCTTCGGCGCGGCCAGAGTCTCCAAAGCGTCGTCCAGCAGCGCTTCGCCTTCCGTGTCGCTGGCTTCTTCCTCGGTTGCGGAAGATGACGAAGGGTTGGAAGTGAGGGCGTTTACGACGCCCCTTAAAACCTCATCGGCTTGCATAGTCGGCGCCCGAACCTCCTGTTCACCGCTCGTCATAGGCTGGGGAGAGATTTGAGGATCACAGCTTACTTCGCAGCAGGCCTGAGCAGGGGATTGGGATGGAGTCTCCGAGTCTGCTTGCAAGGGATCGACCAGTGGGCTCATGACAGCGTCCCCCGACACTGGCTGGGAGACGGGTTCGGAGAGGTGAACTTGCTCTTGCCAGGGGTCTGCAAACGGGTTGGGTTGATACCACAGAGCGCCGGGGGCCGATGGGAGCTGAGGGGGCGGAGGAAGCTGGGCCAACCTGTTCAAGTTGTCCAGTCTTTCATCCTCGGCAAAGTCGTCCTCGTCGGCGTTCCCGTAGCTCTCCAGACCGCTCTCAGTTACCGCTTCGCTCGCCATCTCcacgtcctcgtcctcgtcgtcATCCGCGGCGTTGTCGTGCCGATGCCGCTGCAGCTCGTCCGTTTTCTCCGAGCCCACGTCCATGTCGCACACTTTGTCTTCGTCGTCATCCTCGTAGTCGTTGAACGGGATATCGGGAACCTTTTGGAAGTCTGGCGAGCCTGCGGAAGCTCCTTCCATGTCCGTGGCTCCTTTGAGGCTGCCCTCTCCGAGGTCGTCCATGCTTTCGGTGCCCTCCAGGACGCCGGGAGCGCTCAACTCCGACGCCCCTTGCTGGCTGCCACTCAGAGAGTCCAGTTCAGACAGGAAGGCGCCTCCAGCCCTCCAAGCGGAGCCGCCTACCGGTCCAGCCGAGCCGGGACGAGACTCCTCTGTGGGTTGCGTAGTCCCGCTCATTTCGGAAAGCGACACCACCTGGCTTCCCTCTTCGTCTTCCTCATAATTTAGATTACTGGGAGGCGACTTTACCGCCGTTGGAATGGCTGTAGATATGCAGGGAGTCTGGTCTGAAGACACATTAACTGGCTGAGAGGCCACTTGGGGCGACGGAAGCTTCGCAGGGGTTGAGACGTGCTCCTGTTGTGCTGAAGGAGCGTCGTCACTTTGTGGCTGCGGTGGAGGCATTTCTGGCGAGGCGTTGGAAAGGGGAGTCCATGGAGGAGAGGAAGCGGTAACTTGAGCTAGCGCCTCTGGTGGAGAGTCCTGAGTAGAAACTTGGGGCGGGGCCACCGCTACAGAGGTTGCAGTCGATTGTTCTTGGGCTAAAGTCTGCATTCGTTCGGATCGTTCTTCCTCTGCACCAGCATTCCTCACTGTCAATACAGGGGGGTTGCATTTGAAAGGTTTTGTCTTCTTGACTCCAGCAGTTAACGGCAACACAGCCTGAGTTGGTTTTCCGTTTTCTTTAGCCGGCGTTGCGCTGCCGTTGGTGGATTTGTTAGCTGGAGAAGCTTGCGGGGTTCTTCCCAGGGGTTGCCTGTTAGCCGctggaggcttgggagaaaccACACTGGAAGACTTTGCAGCACTGGGTTTGGCaggttgttttttgtattgAGACACCTTGGGATCCTCTTTTTTGGGAATAGTGGCCCATTTGGAGGTACAAGGGGGCTTTCCAGTTCCAGTGGCTGTAGGTTTCAAAGGTGCAGGCTTTTTGGCGGCAGCTGATGACGCAGCAGGCCTTTTCGCAAGTGCAGCAGCAGGTGACCTGACATCTGGTGCAAACACAAAAACGGCAGTCATTAGGTAGAAACttaatttttctaaaaaaattgtaattgttaaattaaataattgttaattATGGCTTAAATGCTTCTCtgaatttttttatatgaagCGAAATAAATTCCCTTGTTTATGAAATGTGCTacggagaagaaaaaaaaaaaagcagccctgCCTCATGTCAAACTTATTTCTTGGTTCAGCAAACTGAGGTAGATTTTTAAAACTAGGTGGCTggtcgattaaaaaaatattaattgtaataattaactcactattaatcgcaaattaaatcacacattttatatctacaTTGAcaattaaatgtactttttcattctcttaacaaaagtgggaggaaatgttaacctaatagaaatagggttacaataaaatgttttctaattttttatactcttgttaaaaaaaagtgggaagaaatgttaagctaatagaaacaTGGTTGAATTTTGCAtcatttacagtaattttataacaattcgtaaaataaaaatatgtaccgtactgaaaaaaaaaacaagtgtgacaatttgtgttggtcattttttgtcACTACATGGCATGATGgcgtttgtaagacaatggtgacagctcagtgcatttttttttttcatattaagagctaaccaatttttaaaatgaagtaacttgtgaaattcggcACATTattaaagatgtaaaaaaaaaaaataaaaaattgccccAGTCCTCACAAATACAtacattgttatttaatttattactactAAATTGCATTACAATGACTCATTTGCAcaacgttgaatgcttttattttgttaaattcaaTACGGATGCGCATTGTGAAATGACTCAACTTTACTGCATATGAACCAGAAAAGATCGGTGTGTTCTTTTCAttctattgggtaattttgacgtggacgtttctgctgcgtcgcaactggaattcccttagtataggctttccaaataagggacggtcattaattgcgtgtttaaatttttttttcccaaaaatggtGCTGTTAAAGGCACTTTAAGTTAACACAATAATTTTTGACCCCCTTATTTAAAACGTTACTTTAAGGCCAACAAGGAATAAAGCTCAAACCTTTCTTGACAGCGGCAGCAGCATGGTGAGGCTGTGTTGCTGTGGTCCTGCCAGTAGAGGGCACCGTGGTACCTCTAGAGGCGGCAGTTCTGCTACTAGCGCTGCTGGGCGGCCTGGATGCAACATTGTTACCCGCCCTGGATGTTGACGGCACCGGTTGAACTCCTGAGGAAGCAGCCGCTGCAGTAGTGGGTGCTCTGGGTGCAATGTTTCCAGCCCTGGATGTAGTAGCTGCCCCTCGAGACGTAAAGGTTACTGTAGCAGGCCTGGAGATAGAAGACAGAGACTAGAAACAGGTTTTGCTAATTTGGTATACATTTTTAAGCAGACCATAACAATTATCAGTGTCTAATGGATGcaggtatataaaaaaaaaataataataataataaattggtcTCATAAAtggatattttgttttttttttagatcagtTTCAGCGCAATATGCACTGGATTTTTCCTTTGGTCAGGCCCCACCCCTCCATACAGCCTTATGAAAGTAGGTTAAGCAGTTTTTGCATAATCCTGCCAACTCGGGGTTGTGTTGGGAAACAAGTATCTAATGCGCAATctggagagattttttttaaattattttaaaattgatttttaaaagcctgtctattaactctttgactgccagacgttttcagaaaagggatgccgtgggtgccagccgatttaagcattttgactgatctttcaaggtccacagaaaattatgtgtttggactatggaaacacacatactaccaaatgaaagattggactctcatctttcatcagaaaaaaaaagtttgtttctaccttattccgtttttcagtaatcaacaatagaaaatggttagtttgacctctgttttgaaacaaacgtcttttaacgtctttggcactcccttggattttactaaacgttatttaacgtttttggcagtcaaagagttaataaattaaattatgacccccccccatacgaattaattttaattatcaaTTTGACTTTATATTTAAATGTGACACCAAAAAACACCATTGAACACATGCCCTCTTGAATGTACGTTTTCAATAACCTCAACCatggttgtgtttttctttgaaaagtCAGATCCAAGACAACAGTGCACTCAGAGGGATGCCTGTAACACATACACCATTAGTGGATGGGGGAAGCTGCTCTGATGCATTACATTTCCTG of the Vanacampus margaritifer isolate UIUO_Vmar chromosome 7, RoL_Vmar_1.0, whole genome shotgun sequence genome contains:
- the LOC144054910 gene encoding uncharacterized protein LOC144054910 isoform X2 — its product is MKPDGVTMDTSDASEAAAAAEFSVSQDNAIEQAASQPEQAQNKVSPEDDSKTNREPDPQVKLQAVASKNQAATKTQASSSSKSAASHGPVNSTSSGNKSPEKSTAAVPAPKRQVSVATVVPTVKATTKAVHKRPVAIGPSRTTSRAAATTTNGTRPKTASGNQNKRTAANNVDVAGVKTSAVSRPANHVDAARVKTSAASRPAASTAPKSYTNVAARVDSGAIPKTSRPATVTFTSRGAATTSRAGNIAPRAPTTAAAASSGVQPVPSTSRAGNNVASRPPSSASSRTAASRGTTVPSTGRTTATQPHHAAAAVKKDVRSPAAALAKRPAASSAAAKKPAPLKPTATGTGKPPCTSKWATIPKKEDPKVSQYKKQPAKPSAAKSSSVVSPKPPAANRQPLGRTPQASPANKSTNGSATPAKENGKPTQAVLPLTAGVKKTKPFKCNPPVLTVRNAGAEEERSERMQTLAQEQSTATSVAVAPPQVSTQDSPPEALAQVTASSPPWTPLSNASPEMPPPQPQSDDAPSAQQEHVSTPAKLPSPQVASQPVNVSSDQTPCISTAIPTAVKSPPSNLNYEEDEEGSQVVSLSEMSGTTQPTEESRPGSAGPVGGSAWRAGGAFLSELDSLSGSQQGASELSAPGVLEGTESMDDLGEGSLKGATDMEGASAGSPDFQKVPDIPFNDYEDDDEDKVCDMDVGSEKTDELQRHRHDNAADDDEDEDVEMASEAVTESGLESYGNADEDDFAEDERLDNLNRLAQLPPPPQLPSAPGALWYQPNPFADPWQEQVHLSEPVSQPVSGDAVMSPLVDPLQADSETPSQSPAQACCEVSCDPQISPQPMTSGEQEVRAPTMQADEVLRGVVNALTSNPSSSSATEEEASDTEGEALLDDALETLAAPKGNATLEVQSPAQRILSTVEEVEESETTGLTDVVTPPSASSLASYGASSATTASNTQSLGEGCSKSPGIFSLEELSEESKELCDDKAQSGFATQRYECGELEAVCVVEAQGSDALNTLQATEKPEDAHPTYYSICEKTDNSFAGITLQPHLNLRRHGDPHGMAPRLTCADLPPRKAGQQALSPQLRRLEQHQRQLIEMQQRREQQNKPLEGAEQERKRTEEEEQKKKKDEAEEEIKRNEREAWEEAECKMADKSCKVVAVMDKMADEDGKMAAAVHEMAGEDGKVVPAVDEMAAGEGDEMAAGEGGKMAAAVGEMAAGEGGKMAAAVDEMAAGEGGEMAAAVDEMATGEGGKMAAAVDEMAAAVGKMVTEEVKLVNGEGKMSSEEEAERRELELQLLQQQSELKQRQQILQWQQELDEQSPSPGRTVVLSPSSGLCTIYEALENSDEEPEGLRRPARDSCERRLSPDLNGDHSSPEPTLDLDWGAKVDMVQQLINQTLLLNGDGCSSLLLLPGGAGGTLSPLESSLWPSLLPPISPPSATVTSVSSFSPEAAGSSPQGEWTVVELETHH
- the LOC144054910 gene encoding uncharacterized protein LOC144054910 isoform X1, which encodes MKPDGVTMDTSDASEAAAAAEFSVSQDNAIEQAASQPEQAQNKVSPEDDSKTNREPDPQVKLQAVASKNQAATKTQASSSSKSAASHGPVNSTSSGNKSPEKSTAAVPAPKRQVSVATVVPTVKATTKAVHKRPVAIGPSRTTSRAAATTTNGTRPKTASGNQNKRTAANNVDVAGVKTSVAVSRPANHVDAARVKTSAASRPAASTAPKSYTNVAARVDSGAIPKTSRPATVTFTSRGAATTSRAGNIAPRAPTTAAAASSGVQPVPSTSRAGNNVASRPPSSASSRTAASRGTTVPSTGRTTATQPHHAAAAVKKDVRSPAAALAKRPAASSAAAKKPAPLKPTATGTGKPPCTSKWATIPKKEDPKVSQYKKQPAKPSAAKSSSVVSPKPPAANRQPLGRTPQASPANKSTNGSATPAKENGKPTQAVLPLTAGVKKTKPFKCNPPVLTVRNAGAEEERSERMQTLAQEQSTATSVAVAPPQVSTQDSPPEALAQVTASSPPWTPLSNASPEMPPPQPQSDDAPSAQQEHVSTPAKLPSPQVASQPVNVSSDQTPCISTAIPTAVKSPPSNLNYEEDEEGSQVVSLSEMSGTTQPTEESRPGSAGPVGGSAWRAGGAFLSELDSLSGSQQGASELSAPGVLEGTESMDDLGEGSLKGATDMEGASAGSPDFQKVPDIPFNDYEDDDEDKVCDMDVGSEKTDELQRHRHDNAADDDEDEDVEMASEAVTESGLESYGNADEDDFAEDERLDNLNRLAQLPPPPQLPSAPGALWYQPNPFADPWQEQVHLSEPVSQPVSGDAVMSPLVDPLQADSETPSQSPAQACCEVSCDPQISPQPMTSGEQEVRAPTMQADEVLRGVVNALTSNPSSSSATEEEASDTEGEALLDDALETLAAPKGNATLEVQSPAQRILSTVEEVEESETTGLTDVVTPPSASSLASYGASSATTASNTQSLGEGCSKSPGIFSLEELSEESKELCDDKAQSGFATQRYECGELEAVCVVEAQGSDALNTLQATEKPEDAHPTYYSICEKTDNSFAGITLQPHLNLRRHGDPHGMAPRLTCADLPPRKAGQQALSPQLRRLEQHQRQLIEMQQRREQQNKPLEGAEQERKRTEEEEQKKKKDEAEEEIKRNEREAWEEAECKMADKSCKVVAVMDKMADEDGKMAAAVHEMAGEDGKVVPAVDEMAAGEGDEMAAGEGGKMAAAVGEMAAGEGGKMAAAVDEMAAGEGGEMAAAVDEMATGEGGKMAAAVDEMAAAVGKMVTEEVKLVNGEGKMSSEEEAERRELELQLLQQQSELKQRQQILQWQQELDEQSPSPGRTVVLSPSSGLCTIYEALENSDEEPEGLRRPARDSCERRLSPDLNGDHSSPEPTLDLDWGAKVDMVQQLINQTLLLNGDGCSSLLLLPGGAGGTLSPLESSLWPSLLPPISPPSATVTSVSSFSPEAAGSSPQGEWTVVELETHH